The DNA region GATGACCCAGGCCGAGACCAATGTAAAGTCCTTGATGGACATCAATCTGGACTCGCTTGAACAGCGCCGGGGTATTCTGACCAGCATCGATTCTTTCGGAATGAGCACGATGCGCCAGTCCTCTGACAAAAACTCCTTGCTCAAAGTAACCGTCGGTAAGCTGTCGAAGGCCGGCGATGAAGGCGGGCCTGTAGCCAAGGGACTCACGGAGCTTCATCTCCATCTGAAGGATCTGGATCCCAGCGGGATAGATTTTCTCAAAACAGGCTTTCTCGGAAAGCTCTTTAATCCGGTTCGTGCCTACTTTGTGAAGTTCAAGAAAGCGGATGAAGTCATTTCGGAAATCGTAGAAACCTTGGATAAAGGCAAGGCGACCCTCAAAAACGATAACACGACGCTTGAGATTGAACAGCAGTTCCTTCGCGATCTCACGAAACAGCTTCAGAAGGAGATTCAGCTCGGAATGTTCATGGACCAGCGGATTGAGCAGGAGCTGACTTTGGAGCAGGAGCGCGGCGGCGATCCGGAGAAGATTCGTTTTATCTCCGAAGAGGTCCTCTTCCCTCTGCGTCAGCGTTTGATGGATATGCAGCAGATGCTTGCGGTGAATCAACAGGGCTATTTGGCCTTTGAGGTTCTGATCCGCAACAATAAGGAGCTGATTCGCGGGGTAGATCGGGCGAAGACGGTTACCGTGTCGGCATTGCGTGTCGCGGTCACGGTAGCGAGTGCCCTGTACAATCAGAAGATTGTGCTAGAGAAGATTGAAGCGCTGAACAAGACGACGAACACCTTCATCGAAGGGACAGCGAAGATGTTGAAATCCCAAGGAGTGGCCATCCAGAAACAAGCCATTAACAGCAGTGTTTCGGTGGACGTTCTGAAGAAGGCGTTTGCCGATACATTCGAGGCGATGGAGGCCATCAGCACCTTTAAGCAGCAGGCCCTCCCGAAGATGCGGGAGACGATCGACCAGTTCCGTGAGCTGGCAGACAGTGGTGAAGAGCAAATTGTCCGGCTTGAGCGCGGGAAGAAGATTGCTGGCTAATGTGAAGGTTGCTCAAACGGAGCGTGTAGGTGCAGCTTCGAAGTGTGAAGGCAGCTCATCACTGCGCATGCGGATGGTGCTTCAGTAGGTGATGCTCCTAGGCGTGAAGGGAACTCAGTGGAGCGTGCAGGTGCAGACTTCGAAGAGTGTGGGGTGCAGTGGAGCGTGCAGATGTAGCTTCGCTGTATGAAGGTAGCACATCACTCCGCATGCGAATGGTGCTTCCGATCGCTGTTGTCACCGGATTTCTTGAATGGATTGGTAAATGGGAAATCCGGAGACAAAGGCGACCACTCCGTTTCTCCAGCCCCATTCCGCCTGCTCCGTTGAAGCCTTAGCGTTCTCGCGAGGTGTAACCGTTGGTGAAGCGGCCCTTCACCCCTATCAGAGGGGAAAGTGGGAAAGCCGCTCAGGTGTATACGTCCTGAGCGGCTTTTTGCTGTGCTGTTGGTGGGGCTCCGATGCATGAAGGTTTGCTCAGTGGGGGGGGCAGGTGCAGCTTCGAAGTGTGAGGGTTGCTCAGTGGATCGTGCATGTGCAGGCTTCGAAGTGTGAGGTGCAGTGGAGCGTACAGGTGGGGCCTCGAAGTGTGAAGGTAGCACATCACTCCGCATGCGGATGGTGCTTCCGATCGCTGTTGTCACCGGATTTCTTGAATGGATTGGTAAATGGGGAAATCCGGAGACAAAGGCGACCACTCCGTTTCTCCAGCCCCATTCCGCCTGCTCCGTTGAAGTCTTAGCGTTCTCGCGAGGTGTAACCGTTGGTGAAGCGGCCCTTCACCCCTATCAGTGGGGGGAAGTGGGAAAGCCGCTCAGGTGTATACGTCCTGAGCGGCTTTTTGCTGTGCTGTTGGTGGGGCTCCGATGCATGAAGGTTTGCTCAGTGGGGGGGGCAGGTGCAGCTTCGAAGTGTGAGGGTTGCTCAGTGGATCGTGCATGTGCAGGCTTCGAAGTGTGAGGTGCAGTGGAGCGTGCAGATGTAGCTTCGCTGTATGAAGGTAGCACATCACTCCGCATGCGGATGGTGCTTCCGATCGCTGTTGTCACCGGATTTCTTGAATAGGATGGTTGTATGGGGGGAAATCCGGAGACAAAGGCGACCTCTCACGTTTCTCCAGCCCCATTCCGCCTGCTCCGTTGAAGTCTTAGCGTTCTCGCGAGGTGTAACCATTGGTGGAAGCAGCCCTTCACCCCTATCAGTGGGGGAGTGGGAAAGCCGCTCAGGTGTATACGTCCTGAGCGGCTTTTTGTTGTGCTGTTGGTGGGGCTGCGATGCGTGAAGGTTTGCTCAGTGGGGGGGGGGCAGGTGCAGCTTCGAAGTGTGAGGTTTGCTCAGAGGGGGGCAGGTGCAGCTTCGAAGTATGAGGGTTGCTCAGTGGATCGTGCATGTGCAGGCTTCGAAGTGTGAGGGTTGCTCAGTGGATCGTGCATGTGCAGGCTTCGAAGTGTGAGGTGCAGTGGAGCGTACAGGTGGGGCCTCGAAGTGTGAAGGTAGCACATCACTCCGCATGCGGATGGTGCTTCCGATCGCTGTTGTCACCGGATTTCTTGAATGGATTGGTAAATGGGGAAATCCGGAGACAAAGGCGACCACTCCGTTTCTCCAGCCCCATTCCGCCTGCTCCGTTGAAGTCTTAGCGTTCTCGCGAGGTGTAACCGTTGGTGAAGCGGCCCTTCACCCCTATCAGTGGGGGGAAGTGGGAAAGCCGCTCAGGTGTATACGTCCTGAGCGGCTTTTTGTTGTGCTGTTGGTGGGGCTCCGATGCGTGAAGGTTTGCTCAGTGGGGGGCAGGTGCAGCTTCGAAGTGTGAAGGTAGCTCATCACTCCGCATGCGGATGGTGCTTCCGATCGCTGTTGTCACCGGATTTCTTGAAAGGGATTCGTAAATGGGGAAATCCGGAGACAAAGGCGACCACTCCGTTTCTCCAGCCCCATTCCGCCTGCTCCGTTGAAGTCTTAGCGTTCTCGCTTGGTGAATCGGCCCTTCACCCCTATCAGTGGGGGGGAGTGGGAAAGCCGCTCAGGTGTATACGTCCTGAGCGGCTTTTTGCTGTGTTGTTGGTGGGGCTGCGATGCGTAGCGGTGGCCCGTCACTGCGTAAGCGAAGTTGCAGTGTAAGCAGTAGCTCCGATGGGTGAATGTAGCTCAGCGGAGCGTACAGGTGCAGGCTTCGATGGTTGAATGTAGCTCAGCGGAGCGTACAGGTGCAGCTTCGATATGAGAAGGTAGCTCATCACTCCGTATGTGGAATGTTGTGCTTTCGGTTATTGTTGAATGGTAATTTTCCCAAGATCCGTTATCGTATGGTAGAATGACGGAGAAACATGAGGGAACCAGCCCCTGTCCGGGTAAGGTTTAAGCCTGAGCTGAGCGAGGGTTTGGGTTGAAAGGTACTTAACGCAATGAATGGCATTGAAGCCAGGGAGCTTCTCTTTTTTCGTGAAGGTGAATGCATCTGTGCTGGAAAGGCATACAAATGAATCATTAGACAGCATACGCCCCCGGACATTAGATTAGCAAATCTACGCTGGGGGCGGGCTGTTTGTGTACCAAGATGCGATTTCGGGATATCAATTGGAATCAAAGGATGAAAGGGAGAGCGATGAAATACATTATAGGCTTCATTTTGCTGATATTGTTGATGACAGGATGTTCAGGTAAAGAAGCCAACGTGCCAGATCTGGACAATAGGATGTCTAAGGTTTTTTCTTACGAGTTAAATCAAGTTGAACCTGAGCATAGGGACCAGGTCCGTGATTGGTTGGCTAAAGCTAGACAAAGCGGGAAAGAGGGGCAGTTTTTTGTTCATTCATTCAGAAATGACACAGGATGAATACATGTATAACTATGTGTACCGAAAAGGGGCTTCCGATTATGAAGTTTCCTTTATTTATAGTCCCGATGACACGCGAAGTAAAGGAAGCGTACATGTGTCAGGAATCAACCATTCGGCGAATGACTCTTTTGTTAAGATCAAATTAATTAACGATTTATCGATTCAGGTAATTCTATCGGATGATCCGCTAGGAAAGAAACTGCAAGATCAATGAGGACTATGGATCGGCAAGCCACTGATGTCGGCAGATCGGAAGAATGGATCACCGAAGGAAGGTTAGATGAGGCGAGGGATAGGTAACGGTGAGAAGACAATAGCAGATTAGTCCAAGAGGCCGCTTAGCCGCGGCTTTTTTGTATGTAAGCGATCAGGTTTTTTGTCTAATTCCGCGACGAATCTTCTTGGAAAAATATGTTGACTATTTCATGGCGGCATGCTATATTTCTTTCGAATTTAATAGTAATAATTACAATTTAATTACCTCGAGTAATGTATTTTAGGTGGTGGAGATCAATGTGATTAAGAAGGGAATACATATCATTTTCATGGGCAGTTCAGTTATTTTCCACATGTCTAATTCGTAATTATTACAACTATAGGTAAGGGGATGTACCATATGCGCAAGCGACTAGGTATCGTATTTTTGATAATTGCAGCACTCATTTCTGGCTGCAGCAGTGTTCCTCAAGAAACGGGGACTGAGACTGCAACGGATAAGACGAATCCAAATGCTGAAAATGCAACACCAAAAGCTGAGGAGGCAACGTCAAATGGTGAATCAGCAACCTCTAATGGTGAAAAAGCAACGCCAAGTGCTGAAGAGGCAGCGTCAAATGAGGAAGGAAAAAGCGCCGAAGCGACATTCAAGGATGTAACCGGAACGGAGATATCCGTTGCCCTGCCGGTGGAGAAGGTGGCGTGTTTAACAGAGATCTGCGTAGATGCCCTGGTTGAGCTGGGATTGAAACCTGCTGCGGTAACGGCGGGAGGACTTGCGCCAGAACCGGAGTTTTATGGTGAGGAAGCAGCAAGCCTTGGACAAATCGGAGGAAGCTTCTTTGAACCCAATTTGGAGGATATTTCGTTGGCGGGACCGGATCTTGTCATTGGATTGGAAGGAACCCATGAAGGGTTGCGGGAAGGCTTAGACGGCATTGCTCCGTTATACATCGTCCAGCCTAGGAGTATGCAAGAATCGATCGAGTTCCTGCAGCATATGGGCCAGCTGACCGGGCGAATAGCGGAAGCACAAGCGGCCGAGAAGCGCCTTCTGGATAAATTCAACTTCTACAAGGAACACAGTCCGAAGGATAAAACCGCGTTGGTCATGTACGGATCTGATGTGAATTTCGGGATCGATACGGCCGGGTCACTTGTGGGCTCGATGCTGGCGGAAGTCACTCAATACCCATGGCCCGCACCCGAGGCTGACGGCGGCCACCAAGCAGGGGGGATGGCTTACTCATTGGAAAAGGTGCTTGAGAATGATCCGGATTATATTTTTGTCGAAACCTTCACGTTCAGCCCCGACTCACAGCCATTATCCGAGCAATTCAAGACGAACCCGCTGTGGTCCAGACTCCGCGCGGTGAAGAATGGACAGGTCCATGAGATGCGTACATCCGTATGGGCCAGCGGCAGAGGAACGCGGTCGCTCGGCATCATATTAGACGAAGCGATGAGCAACATGTATCCCGAGCTTTATAAGAAAGCGGTGGAATAGCTTTGCAGCGTATCGATCCCACCATAATCAAGAGAGCAAAAATTGGGGGGGCGCCCCTTTTTTTTGCATTGTTTGTCATGATGGCTGCTGTGATATCAATAGGCATGAAGCACGGCTACCCGGAAATATCCTGGTCAAGCTTGCAGCAGCTGCTGTTCTTTAACGGGGGAACCGAACTCGAGAGGGTGTCCGTTCTGGAGATCAGGCTTCCCCGAATCGTACTAGGATGCATGGCCGGAGCGATGCTGGGGTTAT from Paenibacillus ihbetae includes:
- a CDS encoding toxic anion resistance protein; the encoded protein is MTFTMTVPNENEIKTVLEEQVAPVDEEMKQLMTQAETNVKSLMDINLDSLEQRRGILTSIDSFGMSTMRQSSDKNSLLKVTVGKLSKAGDEGGPVAKGLTELHLHLKDLDPSGIDFLKTGFLGKLFNPVRAYFVKFKKADEVISEIVETLDKGKATLKNDNTTLEIEQQFLRDLTKQLQKEIQLGMFMDQRIEQELTLEQERGGDPEKIRFISEEVLFPLRQRLMDMQQMLAVNQQGYLAFEVLIRNNKELIRGVDRAKTVTVSALRVAVTVASALYNQKIVLEKIEALNKTTNTFIEGTAKMLKSQGVAIQKQAINSSVSVDVLKKAFADTFEAMEAISTFKQQALPKMRETIDQFRELADSGEEQIVRLERGKKIAG
- a CDS encoding ABC transporter substrate-binding protein, giving the protein MRKRLGIVFLIIAALISGCSSVPQETGTETATDKTNPNAENATPKAEEATSNGESATSNGEKATPSAEEAASNEEGKSAEATFKDVTGTEISVALPVEKVACLTEICVDALVELGLKPAAVTAGGLAPEPEFYGEEAASLGQIGGSFFEPNLEDISLAGPDLVIGLEGTHEGLREGLDGIAPLYIVQPRSMQESIEFLQHMGQLTGRIAEAQAAEKRLLDKFNFYKEHSPKDKTALVMYGSDVNFGIDTAGSLVGSMLAEVTQYPWPAPEADGGHQAGGMAYSLEKVLENDPDYIFVETFTFSPDSQPLSEQFKTNPLWSRLRAVKNGQVHEMRTSVWASGRGTRSLGIILDEAMSNMYPELYKKAVE